From a region of the Streptacidiphilus albus JL83 genome:
- a CDS encoding helix-turn-helix domain-containing protein — MSDSETIEATTPPTAASQFGQEVALWRDHMGMTQQQLAEATDYTRSYVAMVETGERLGSDQFAKNCDGVFNTPESFTRLRERLSRAVLPPWFEPYAQLEREARIIRSFQSQVMPGYLQTEDYARAMLAAVRPENLEDLVSGRMARRRVLERDDRPHVWLILDELVLRRTIGGPAVMAAQLQELLEAMEHPRTVVQVVPEDQASHAGLAGPFTLLDLAGGEQVLWVDGHSQGRMGYDSAETAAAVHSYDLLRAVAESPEKSAEIVCTYLERLK, encoded by the coding sequence GTGAGCGATTCCGAGACCATCGAGGCCACGACCCCGCCGACAGCCGCGAGTCAGTTCGGGCAGGAGGTAGCGCTGTGGCGCGATCACATGGGGATGACCCAACAGCAGCTTGCCGAGGCAACGGACTACACCCGCTCCTACGTGGCAATGGTTGAGACCGGGGAACGTCTCGGCTCCGATCAGTTCGCGAAGAACTGCGACGGCGTGTTCAACACCCCCGAGTCGTTCACACGCTTGAGGGAGCGCCTGTCCCGCGCCGTCCTGCCGCCATGGTTCGAGCCGTACGCCCAGTTGGAGCGGGAGGCACGGATTATCCGGTCCTTCCAGAGTCAGGTGATGCCGGGCTACCTCCAGACCGAGGATTACGCACGGGCGATGCTCGCCGCCGTCCGACCGGAGAACCTTGAGGATCTGGTCAGCGGTCGGATGGCTCGCCGCCGGGTGCTTGAACGTGACGACCGGCCGCATGTATGGCTGATCCTCGATGAGTTGGTACTGCGGCGGACAATCGGCGGACCGGCCGTGATGGCTGCTCAGCTCCAAGAGCTGCTTGAGGCGATGGAGCATCCGCGCACAGTCGTTCAGGTGGTTCCCGAGGACCAGGCGTCGCACGCCGGGCTCGCCGGGCCGTTCACACTGCTCGACCTTGCCGGGGGTGAACAAGTCCTTTGGGTTGACGGGCACTCGCAGGGCAGGATGGGTTACGACAGCGCGGAAACGGCAGCGGCAGTCCACTCCTATGATCTGCTGCGGGCGGTCGCAGAGTCACCCGAGAAGTCCGCCGAGATTGTCTGCACATACCTGGAAAGGCTGAAGTAA
- a CDS encoding DUF397 domain-containing protein: MHSAIELNNVKWRKSTYSTNGGDCIELGEGMPGVAPIRDSKDPSGPALLFPAAAFAAFVGAVKAGEFPSV; encoded by the coding sequence ATGCACAGCGCGATCGAGCTGAACAACGTCAAGTGGCGCAAGTCCACGTACAGCACCAACGGCGGAGATTGCATCGAGCTGGGCGAGGGTATGCCCGGCGTCGCTCCCATCCGTGACTCGAAGGACCCGAGCGGCCCCGCCCTGCTCTTCCCCGCTGCCGCCTTCGCGGCCTTCGTGGGTGCCGTCAAGGCCGGGGAGTTCCCTTCCGTCTGA
- the rho gene encoding transcription termination factor Rho, producing the protein MNTELETSTSTSPETEPRSAREATVSGVLDQVGNNTMLRAHGYLPGADDLRLTPQQVRRHGLRRGDLVELAGDRVVRVNGLAPDALAGRPHFADLTPIHPQERLRLETDPGRLTTRMIDLLAPVGKGQRGLIVAPPKTGKTLILQAIADAVSRNHPECHLMVLLLDERPEEVTDMTRSVQGEVLSSTFDRPAKDHTALAALAIARAKRLVESGQDVVLLLDSLTRLCRAHNTTATAGSGRTLSGGVDAGALLAPKQLFGAARNIEGGGSLTIIATALVDTGSRADDYYFEELKSTGNMELRLDRTLAAHRVFPAISAAPSGTRREEILCSPEELDAVRRLRRALQAQSPQQAVELLLERLKHTADNAEFLRQVARTTPEFARAA; encoded by the coding sequence ATGAACACCGAACTCGAAACCTCGACCTCGACCTCGCCCGAAACCGAACCCCGCTCCGCCCGGGAGGCCACCGTCAGCGGTGTCCTCGACCAGGTCGGCAACAACACCATGCTGCGCGCCCACGGCTACCTGCCCGGCGCCGACGACCTGCGGCTCACGCCGCAGCAGGTCCGGCGCCACGGACTGCGCCGCGGCGACCTCGTCGAACTGGCCGGGGACCGCGTCGTGCGCGTCAACGGGCTGGCGCCCGACGCCCTCGCCGGGCGGCCGCACTTCGCCGACCTCACCCCGATCCACCCGCAGGAGCGGCTGCGCCTGGAGACCGACCCGGGCCGGCTCACCACCCGCATGATCGACCTGCTCGCCCCTGTCGGAAAGGGTCAGCGGGGGCTGATCGTCGCCCCGCCCAAAACCGGGAAGACCCTCATCCTGCAGGCCATCGCCGATGCGGTCTCCCGCAACCATCCGGAGTGCCACCTGATGGTGCTCCTGCTCGACGAGCGCCCCGAGGAGGTCACCGACATGACCCGGTCGGTCCAGGGCGAGGTGCTCTCCTCCACCTTCGACCGCCCCGCCAAGGACCACACCGCTCTCGCGGCCCTCGCCATCGCCCGTGCCAAGCGACTGGTCGAGTCGGGTCAGGACGTCGTCCTGCTGCTCGACTCCCTCACCCGCCTGTGTCGCGCCCACAACACGACCGCCACCGCGGGCAGCGGCCGCACCCTCAGCGGCGGCGTCGACGCCGGCGCGCTGCTGGCACCCAAGCAGCTCTTCGGTGCCGCCCGCAACATCGAGGGCGGCGGCTCGCTGACCATCATCGCCACCGCGCTCGTGGACACCGGCTCCCGCGCCGACGACTACTACTTCGAGGAACTGAAGAGCACCGGGAACATGGAGCTGCGCCTCGACCGCACCCTCGCCGCGCACCGGGTCTTCCCCGCCATCAGCGCCGCCCCCTCCGGCACCCGCCGGGAGGAGATCCTCTGCTCACCCGAGGAGTTGGACGCTGTTCGCCGGCTCCGCCGTGCGCTGCAGGCGCAGTCGCCGCAGCAGGCGGTCGAGCTGCTGCTGGAGCGGTTGAAGCACACGGCCGACAACGCCGAGTTCCTGCGCCAGGTGGCCCGCACCACCCCCGAGTTCGCCCGCGCCGCGTAG
- a CDS encoding S8 family serine peptidase — protein MISWHRARLAAVTVTAASVVLAMGTSANGAPTVTAAKSTAGGAAVPVIVILKDQLTAVPADAAHLSARKQQTAAAQQPLIAMAKAAGATHISSYVLGNAFSATVSPALEADLAADPAVASVLPDLPVPVAPTTTPAPVATGGGTSTKGATGRSTTTKAKPGTTQYPSTVCPSNPAKPLLEPEALYSMHVASTPGSPGASALVDGSGVKVGLIADGLDPNNPDFIRANGQHVVTDYQDFSGSGTSAPTGGEEAFGDASSIAAQGRVSYDLSNFVNPAYPLPAGCNIRVQGVAPGASLVVLKADGTLFTNSSVLQAINYAVVTDHVDVLNESFGQNETPDSGLGNALEVFNGEAVAAGVTVVASSGDAGVTSTIGNPGADPNVISVGASTDSQLYEQTGYALGRNSNGTWANDQISALSSGGYTQTGRTVDLVAPGEANWALCSTDVAMYSECTNYNGQPSPVIAFGGTSESSPLTAGAAALVIEAYRNTHNGASPAPALVKSLLVGTAEDLGVPASEQGAGLVDARAAVEAAESYQGGTGTAADHNVAVTTGQLDITGHPGSRHSESVTVVNTGRKPTTVSATTRTFVPFGDSQQTVQLNSTTDQPFVYPTNGAPWVEHQATFTVPAGADRLSAAIAWQGVAQASGGSSVTPVVRMTLLDPSGRFETNTRPQGGAVSANYGAVDVSHPVAGTWTAILYTNAGTDGFTGPVLLDTATQKAVTDGAVSPSSQTLAPGRTGVFHVRLTTPASSGDSSESVDVSASDGQQLSVPVTLRALIPLSHNTGTFSGTLIGGNARAGSQAQTATYSFDVPKGKKDLQVGLALGQDTNVAVQGVLISPDNTPIDSEGNYLLNAQGVPTGTGATLSTTAIDPAPGRWRFVVEEVNPVSGAELSQQYTGTVAFDRDLATAKGLPTGTRTRLAAGAPTTVNVTYTNTTGAQQWIGVDGRLDTMAQLPLVPFGPATVPLPLSSTFPPSFLVPPGTVAVQSTATSTTPAQLELENSTGLPDVFGDLNSALNGGTVSVANSAAAPGQQSAPGFWATVVQQVGPFPAGGAVAGSTTVTASALTQEFDPAVSSGVGDPFAAGVNASAAPAAPVLVQPGARVTIPVTITPSGAKGSQVHGVLYLVSGANGISATNQYVVSVSGDVLAALPYSYSIG, from the coding sequence ATGATCAGCTGGCACAGGGCCAGACTCGCAGCCGTCACCGTCACAGCCGCCTCCGTGGTCCTCGCGATGGGGACCAGCGCAAACGGAGCACCGACAGTCACCGCCGCCAAGTCCACGGCGGGCGGCGCGGCGGTGCCGGTGATCGTGATTCTGAAGGATCAGCTGACGGCGGTGCCGGCGGATGCCGCGCACCTCAGCGCCCGCAAGCAGCAGACCGCGGCGGCACAGCAGCCGCTGATCGCCATGGCCAAGGCCGCGGGCGCGACGCACATCAGCAGCTATGTGCTGGGCAACGCGTTCTCGGCCACGGTCAGCCCGGCGCTGGAGGCGGACCTGGCGGCCGACCCGGCGGTGGCCTCGGTGCTGCCGGACCTGCCGGTCCCGGTGGCTCCGACCACCACGCCGGCCCCGGTCGCCACCGGTGGCGGGACCAGTACGAAGGGGGCGACCGGCAGGAGCACGACCACGAAGGCCAAGCCCGGGACGACCCAGTACCCCAGCACCGTCTGCCCGTCGAACCCGGCCAAGCCGCTGCTGGAGCCCGAGGCGCTCTACTCCATGCACGTGGCGAGCACCCCCGGGTCGCCCGGCGCCTCGGCACTGGTGGACGGCTCCGGCGTCAAGGTCGGACTGATAGCCGACGGGCTCGACCCGAACAACCCCGACTTCATCCGCGCCAACGGCCAGCATGTCGTCACCGACTACCAGGACTTCTCCGGATCCGGCACCAGCGCCCCCACCGGAGGCGAGGAGGCCTTCGGTGACGCCTCGTCAATTGCTGCTCAGGGACGGGTCAGCTACGACCTGTCGAACTTCGTCAACCCCGCCTACCCGCTGCCGGCCGGCTGCAACATCCGGGTCCAGGGTGTCGCCCCCGGCGCGTCGCTGGTGGTGCTGAAGGCCGACGGAACGCTCTTCACGAACTCCTCAGTCCTGCAGGCCATCAACTACGCCGTGGTCACCGACCACGTGGACGTGCTCAACGAGTCGTTCGGGCAGAACGAGACCCCGGACAGCGGACTGGGCAACGCCCTTGAGGTGTTCAACGGCGAGGCGGTCGCCGCCGGCGTCACCGTCGTCGCGTCCTCCGGTGACGCGGGCGTCACCAGCACGATCGGCAACCCGGGCGCCGACCCCAACGTCATCTCGGTCGGCGCGTCCACCGACTCCCAGCTCTACGAGCAGACCGGCTACGCCCTCGGCCGGAACTCCAACGGCACCTGGGCCAACGACCAGATCTCGGCGCTGTCCTCGGGCGGCTACACCCAGACCGGCCGCACCGTCGACCTGGTCGCCCCGGGCGAGGCCAACTGGGCGCTGTGCTCGACCGATGTCGCCATGTACTCGGAGTGCACCAACTACAACGGCCAGCCGAGCCCGGTCATCGCGTTCGGCGGGACGAGTGAGTCCTCGCCGCTGACCGCGGGCGCGGCGGCGTTGGTCATCGAGGCCTACCGGAACACCCACAACGGCGCCTCCCCCGCACCGGCCCTGGTGAAGTCGCTGCTGGTGGGCACGGCGGAGGACCTCGGGGTACCCGCCTCCGAGCAGGGCGCGGGCCTGGTCGACGCCCGGGCGGCGGTCGAGGCCGCGGAGAGCTACCAGGGCGGCACCGGTACGGCGGCCGACCACAACGTCGCGGTGACGACCGGTCAGCTCGACATCACCGGCCACCCCGGCTCCCGCCACAGCGAGAGCGTCACCGTGGTCAACACCGGTCGCAAGCCGACGACGGTGAGCGCGACCACGCGCACCTTCGTCCCGTTCGGTGACAGCCAGCAGACCGTGCAACTCAACTCGACCACCGACCAGCCGTTCGTGTATCCGACGAACGGAGCGCCCTGGGTCGAGCACCAGGCCACCTTCACCGTCCCGGCCGGGGCCGACCGGCTGTCCGCGGCCATCGCCTGGCAGGGCGTCGCCCAGGCGAGCGGCGGCTCGTCCGTGACCCCGGTGGTCCGGATGACCCTGCTCGACCCGTCCGGCCGGTTCGAGACCAACACCAGGCCGCAGGGCGGCGCGGTCTCGGCCAACTACGGTGCCGTGGACGTGTCGCACCCGGTGGCGGGCACCTGGACGGCGATCCTCTACACCAACGCCGGAACCGACGGCTTCACCGGTCCGGTACTGCTGGACACCGCGACCCAGAAGGCGGTCACCGACGGAGCCGTCAGCCCCTCGTCGCAGACCCTGGCCCCCGGGCGGACCGGCGTGTTCCACGTCCGGCTGACCACCCCGGCGAGCAGCGGTGACAGCTCCGAGTCGGTCGACGTCTCGGCCTCCGACGGCCAGCAGCTCAGCGTCCCGGTCACCCTGCGGGCCCTGATTCCGCTCTCGCACAACACGGGCACCTTCAGCGGGACGCTCATCGGCGGCAACGCGCGCGCGGGCTCGCAGGCGCAGACCGCCACCTACTCCTTCGACGTCCCCAAGGGCAAGAAGGACCTGCAGGTCGGGCTGGCCCTCGGCCAGGACACCAATGTGGCAGTCCAGGGTGTGCTCATCAGCCCGGACAACACTCCGATCGACTCGGAGGGCAACTACCTGCTGAACGCGCAGGGCGTGCCCACCGGCACCGGGGCCACCCTCTCGACCACCGCGATCGACCCGGCCCCCGGCCGGTGGCGGTTCGTGGTCGAGGAGGTCAACCCGGTCAGCGGCGCCGAGCTGTCCCAGCAGTACACGGGCACGGTCGCCTTCGACCGGGACCTGGCCACCGCCAAGGGCCTTCCGACCGGGACCAGGACCCGCCTGGCCGCCGGCGCGCCGACCACGGTGAATGTGACCTACACCAACACCACCGGGGCCCAGCAGTGGATCGGCGTCGACGGCCGCCTCGACACCATGGCGCAGCTGCCGCTGGTGCCGTTCGGCCCGGCGACGGTGCCGCTGCCCCTCTCCTCGACGTTCCCGCCGAGCTTCCTGGTGCCGCCGGGCACGGTGGCGGTCCAGTCCACGGCCACCTCCACCACCCCCGCGCAGCTGGAGCTGGAGAACAGCACCGGCCTGCCGGACGTCTTCGGTGACCTCAACTCCGCGCTGAACGGCGGCACGGTGTCGGTCGCGAACTCGGCCGCCGCCCCCGGGCAGCAGTCGGCACCGGGCTTCTGGGCCACGGTCGTGCAACAGGTCGGCCCGTTCCCGGCCGGCGGCGCGGTCGCGGGCAGCACCACCGTCACGGCGTCGGCGCTCACCCAGGAGTTCGACCCGGCGGTCAGCTCCGGCGTGGGCGACCCGTTCGCCGCCGGTGTGAACGCCTCGGCGGCTCCGGCGGCCCCGGTGCTGGTCCAGCCGGGCGCCCGGGTCACCATCCCGGTGACCATCACGCCCAGCGGCGCGAAGGGCAGCCAGGTGCACGGCGTGCTGTACCTGGTGTCCGGAGCCAACGGAATCAGCGCGACGAACCAGTACGTCGTGTCGGTCTCCGGTGACGTGCTGGCGGCCCTGCCGTACAGCTACAGCATCGGCTGA